A region from the Rutidosis leptorrhynchoides isolate AG116_Rl617_1_P2 unplaced genomic scaffold, CSIRO_AGI_Rlap_v1 contig345, whole genome shotgun sequence genome encodes:
- the LOC139883052 gene encoding uncharacterized protein: MDPCPFVRLIIESLSLKLPQATKPAGSGIHPSTTPCFCKIKIKSFPSQTTILPLSNDDSPPESATSAPGFHLDAAAIRRLSGAPLSLQVSVYTGRMGRTCGFSSGELLGRVGVVVDLAGVESGQSCVFQNGWMKLGNKPSTARIHIVVRSEPDPRFVFQFGGEPECSPVVFQIQGNNIRQPVFSCKFSADRNSRSRLVPTDNNSNSRGWIRSLSDKKDRQGKERKGWMVMIHDLSGSPIAAASMIMPFVPSPGTDRVSRSNPGAWLILRPNEVSPTASWKPWGRLEAWRERGPIDGLGYNFELVTDNNGRITIAESTLSMKKGGQFCIDSSSQIMRDSSISCPIINGFVMGSSVEGEGQISKPTVQVGVQHVTCMADAALFVALSAAIDLSMDACRLFSRKLRKELCHDEQDYLS; this comes from the exons ATGGATCCATGCCCATTTGTTAGATTGATTATCGAATCACTATCTCTTAAACTTCCACAAGCCACTAAACCGGCCGGTTCAGGTATCCACCCATCGACCACTCCGTGTTTCTGCAAAATCAAAATCAAATCTTTCCCTTCCCAAACCACAATCCTCCCTCTCTCCAACGACGACTCCCCTCCTGAATCCGCCACGTCAGCACCAGGCTTCCACCTCGACGCCGCCGCCATCCGCCGTCTTTCGGGAGCCCCACTGAGCCTCCAGGTATCGGTCTATACCGGTCGAATGGGCCGGACTTGTGGGTTCAGTTCGGGTGAGTTGCTGGGTCGAGTCGGTGTTGTTGTCGACCTCGCTGGTGTTGAGTCTGGACAGAGCTGTGTGTTCCAAAATGGGTGGATGAAACTTGGGAATAAACCGTCGACGGCTCGGATTCATATTGTGGTTCGGTCTGAACCGGATCCTCGGTTCGTTTTTCAATTCGGCGGCGAACCCGAGTGTAGCCCTGTCGTGTTCCAGATTCAGGGAAATAATATTAGACAGCCTGTTTTCAGTTGCAAGTTCAGTGCTGATCGGAACTCGAGATCCCGGTTAGT CCCGACCGACAACAACAGCAACAGTCGAGGATGGATCCGGTCATTATCTGACAAAAAGGACCGACAAGGAAAAGAACGGAAAGGCTGGATGGTGATGATACATGATCTATCAGGCTCCCCTATCGCTGCGGCCTCGATGATCATGCCATTCGTTCCTTCTCCAGGCACAGACCGCGTGTCTCGTTCTAATCCGGGGGCGTGGCTCATCCTCCGTCCTAACGAAGTCTCCCCCACTGCTAGCTGGAAGCCGTGGGGCCGACTCGAGGCATGGCGTGAGAGGGGACCGATCGATGGTTTGGGATACAACTTTGAGCTGGTGACCGATAACAATGGGAGGATCACAATTGCCGAATCTACGTTGAGTATGAAAAAGGGTGGCCAATTCTGCATCGATAGTAGTAGCCAAATAATGAGGGATAGTAGTATTTCTTGTCCGATAATTAATGGGTTCGTGATGGGTTCCAGCGTGGAAGGTGAAGGGCAAATTAGTAAACCAACGGTTCAAGTTGGAGTGCAACATGTCACGTGTATGGCAGATGCTGCTTTGTTCGTAGCTCTCTCGGCTGCAATCGATCTAAGTATGGATGCTTGTAGGTTGTTTTCGCGTAAACTTAGGAAGGAACTCTGCCACGACGAACAAGATTACTTGTCCTAA
- the LOC139883053 gene encoding uncharacterized protein produces MRIQSGPSESEVDKAKRFEDWVLAIGDGRSDRLNGGEMDIGIPEEFVVDGLDDHVASLVDVVYSSCLDNIAHDRRNEDVSEPRWTLHLEGMVERHNDIITPEFLSTITSSGVSRHELNIKVGIPVMLLRNIDQLAGLSNGTRLMVTRLGDHVIEGNKMTGSHADERIKPGCMCSLKPSLCSPFSTYFVYVLLQILFLQVVVSFSICQENDSSLIFRKSPPSLVLNYAPSISESSILIASSESIVFFPG; encoded by the exons ATGAGGATACAATCAGGGCCTTCGGAATCTGAGGTCGATAAGGCAAAAAGGTTCGAGGATTGGGTTCTCGCGATTGGCGACGGAAGATCGGATAGGCTGAATGGAGGGGAAATGGACATCGGGATTCCGGAGGAGTTTGTGGTGGACGGTTTGGATGATCATGTTGCATCTTTGGTGGATGTGGTATATTCGTCCTGTTTGGATAATATTGCCCACGACAG GAGAAACGAAGACGTATCTGAGCCTCGATGGACCTTGCACCTAGAAGGGATGGTAGAGAGGCACAATGACATCATCACGCCGGAATTCCTGAGCACGATCACGAGCTCGGGGGTATCGAGGCACGAACTGAACATAAAAGTTGGAATTCCGGTGATGCTGTTGAGAAACATAGACCAATTGGCAGGATTGTCTAATGGGACGAGGCTTATGGTGACGCGATTGGGAGATCATGTCATCGAGGGAAACAAAATGACTGGAAGCCACGCCGATGAGAGG ATTAAGCCAGGTTGTATGTGTTCATTAAAACCTTCTTTGTGTTCTCCTTTTTCTACATACTTTGTCTATGTTCTCCTTCAAATCTTATTTTTGCAG GTTGTTGTTAGCTTTTCAATCTGTCAGGAAAATGATTCTTCTTTAATTTTCAGAAAGTCCCCTCCTTCTTTGGTTCTTAATTATGCCCCTTCCATTTCTGAATCTTCTATATTGATAGCATCGTCTGAGTCCATCGTTTTTTTTCCAGGATAA